TAATGCCTTGATTAGGATAGGGGAATTTGCTTTGTCAAAGGGCAATTCTGTGGATCGGGTTTTACATACTGGGGACATTTCCCTGCACACTAACTATTTAACAATTCACATTAGATATTcgaaaactgaccaattaggTAGGGGCACCACATTGACAGTACATAAGATGACCGGAACTACTTGTCCAATACAGGCTATGCACGATTATATGGAGGTTAGGGCACCGAAAGCGGGGCCATTATTTTGTCATTACTCTGGTCAGCCTCTTACTCGTTACCAGTTTACCTCAGTTTTGTCACGCTCGCTTAATTTAGCGGGGTAGACAGTAGGCACTTCAAATCCCATTCGTTTCGCATTGGTGCAGCAACTACACTCGCACAACAAGGCATGTCAGCCGAAGTTATTCAAGCGGCAGGTCGATGGAGATATGTTGCATATATATACTCGCTAATCTCTTAACGTTCATATGCCTTGGGTATTTTACATGCCTAACATTCACCAAGTTTTTCATAGATCCAATTAAAGTGTGGATTGTTGGATCCTCCATTATTAAGAGGGCAGAAGTGGCTGCCAGATCCAGGACAGGGGGACCAAACCTTAACGTTCCAAACACGACCATTTGGTGGCAAGTTTACGGGGGTATGAATTTATACGAGTTGGTGCCGAAACTTAAAATATTACAGCAGGTGCAAGATATTCCTGATCTTATCATTGTTCATTGTGGGGCAAACAACCCAGGCCGTACCAGCCTGTGGTCACTGGTCAGACTTCTTCAGTCTGCTGTACTAGAAATAACCAAACTTTTTCTTAGTGTGAAATTAGTGTGGTCCTCACTGCTACCTAGATTTAGTTGGCGGTATTCTACACAGATACAGGCAATGGAAAACGCCAGAGCAAGAATTAACAGGGAGGGTATTAGGCTAATAGCTTCAAAGGGTGGGGCGTTCATCAAACACACAATTTGAAGCTAAGCCCGTTCACCTGTATCATTCTGATGGTGTGCATCTGTCACAGCTCGGGAATGACTTATTTCTCAATAATCTACAAGGTGCCCTTGAAACCTTCATTGGTGGCAGGGTTAATGCGTTTCCTTAGACCTGTTTCGATTTGCGGCAATCTGGTTAGCGGTGACCATTTGAGTTGGCGTACTGCCGCCGTCACCACGGTTCTTGGCACTCCCTTGGTGGCGGTTGCAGTCCCACAAACGCTCCTGTTTCACGGGCGTGTGTGGCACGTGCAAGTGGCGTTTCGGCGCACCCCAACTCAAATGGAGGAGTGCACCCAATATTCTGCAGCTTCATGCCATGAACTTGAAAATTTGCAGTATTGATTGATGATTGAATTGCTGATTGAATGATTGAATTGTTGTTGACATTGAATTGCCggactattgattgattgatttaatatcttaattcttgtattattgattgatttattgtatttgCATTTGGTGACGTTGTGCACTTGCGTTTACCCAGTGCGCAATTCGCCCATCTGGGACCGTCAcatttgattgattaattaattgTTGAGGGGGCGGCTCTGTGGTAGCCCCCAACCATCACCGCGGCCAAGAGCgccaaaacaaataaataccGTTCATTATTATAGTGGTTGTACAGTGTTATTTTTGGACAGGAATCGGTGATAATTCGTGACAAGATATAGCGTACATGTAGGGGAACAATCTCGACCCTTTGATAAAATTCacaatatttgtttaatgtCGCCTTGTAATTACTAATTAAGATACCATATTAAACAATACCAAGAAATAAGAATATCACATACTTGTAAAAACGCAAAATACGagacttttaaaactttatttctgTTGACGGAAGTAAAAGCAAAAAATGTAATCCCCCTGTTTCTCTTTGGATGAATAAGATATTTGCTGTTGTTTTAAACCTGATAAATTAAAGGTCCTTTCTAGAACTGAAGAAAATATATAGTATCGTACATATATGTTACGACTACTTCAGATTTCTTTTTGTGTTATGAGTTACCGCCTCTTTATTGAGGGTTGTGGTACGAGGTATGTGTCattaatatgatatttttgCTGGTTCCCTTCCGCTGTTTGGTTTTCCATTCCCAGTATTTCGTCATAATGTGTCTGACCGAACACCCGAGAATTTCGGGAATTTCGGGGATATCTGGAGCGTTGTCCGTTAGTGTCCTCATACATATGTGTGTTAGTTTCCTGAACAGGTTTTGCGACGTCATAATACCCGTGGGTGTCCCCTATTTTTGTGACGTCTAGAGGACTCAGGTCAGTGTACATGTTATCCTCCGGGTGAGACCTTCGTATAATCTCGTATGTGTTCATTTCCTTCTCGTTATACATCGGGTTTATCATCTGAACGTCCGAAGTATGACCTACAAATAACAATTCAAACGTAAAACTGTTGATTCTACATTCTCAtgattttttgtacatctttacAAACATTATCAATTAATTCTTAtagatttttcttataattGTGATGTTTAGATGTTACGTTATGACAGTAAAGATAAACTTTTCGACGAGATACAACAATAACCTTACTTATAGAGTCTTCAATTTCTCAGAAATCCGGTTTGCtattttacaaaagaaagaaatatccTAAAAATAGTTTTTCTGATATTGATATCCGTTTTAAACTGCGTCATTTTTACACTGCGTGTTCACTTTGTCTGAAACACTGGCATTGTGTTTTACACCTAACATATCATTTTAAGAATGTCTGCAATAAAAACTACTGGTAGACTCATCAAATAGTAACTTTCAGAAACGTAATGTAGCATGTATCGTATCTATTATTGTTTTCTAATGCAATATTTTTCTGAATCCTGAAAACTAAGGGAATATTACGTtgatgaacaagtgaatataacaaacagtgaatgaacaagtgaatataacaaacagtgagtGAAccagtgaatataacaaacagtgaatgaacaagtgaatataacaaacagtgaatgaacaagtgaatataacgaacagtgaatgAACAAGCGAatgtaacaaacagtgaatgaacaaatgaatataacaaacagtgagtGAAccagtgaatataacaaacagtgaatgaacaagtgaatataacgaacagtgaatgaacaagtggatataacaaacagttaatgaacaaaataacaaacagtgaatgaacaagtgaatataacaaacagtgaatgaacaagtgaatataacaaacagtgaataatgaacaagtgaatataacaaacagtgaatgaacaagtgaatataacgaacagtgaataaACAAGTGAatgtaacaaacagtgaatgaacaagtgaatataacgaacagtgaataatgaacaagtgaatataacgaacagtgaatgaacaagtgaatataacaaacagtgaatgaacaagtgaatataacaaacagtgaatgaacaagtgaatataacgaacagtgaatgaacaagtgaatataacaaacagtgaatgaacaagtgaatataacgaagagtgaataatgaacaagtgaatataacgaacagtgaatgaacaagtgaatataacaaacagtgaatgaacaagtgaatataacgatcagtgaatgaacaagtgaatataacaaacagtgaatgaacaagtgaatataacgaacagtgaataatgaacaagtgaatataacgaacagtgaataaagaacaagtgaatataacaaacagtgaatgaacaagtgaatttaacaaacagtgaataatgaacaagtgaatataacgaacagtgaataatgaacaactgaatataacaaacagtgaatgaacaagtgaatataacaaacagtgaatgaacaagtgaatataacaaacagtgaatgaacaagtgaatataacgaacagtgaatgaacaagtgaatataacaaacagtgaatgaacaagtgaatataacaaacagtgaataatgaacaagtgaatataacgaacagtgaataatgaacaactgaatataacaaacagtgaatgaacaagtgaatataacaaacagtgaatgaacaagtgaatataacaaacagtgaatgaacaagtgaatataacgaacagtgaatgaacaagtgaatataacaaacagtgaatgaacaagtgaatataacaaacagtgaataatgaacaagtgaatataacgaacagtgaatgaacaagtgaatataacaaacagttaatatgaacaagtgaatataacaaacagtgaatgaacaagtgaatataacaaacagtgaataatgaacaagtgaatataacgaacagtgaatgaacaagtgaatataacaaacagttaatatgaacaagtgaatataagaAACAgtgaatgaacaagtgaatataacaaacagtgaatgaacaagtgaatataacaaacagtgaatgaacaagtgaatataacaaacagttaatatgaacaagtgaatataacaaacagtgaatgaacaagtgaatatatcAAACAgtgaatgaacaagtgaatataacattgAATGAACTAGTGAatgtaacaaacagtgaatgaacaagtgaagataacgaacagtgatatcaAAATACATCTCATATTGAATGCAAAAGTTaagaaatgattttcattcTTGAAAATACGTGGAGCATGAACTGCGTAGTTTTACCCATCATGcttcatgaaatttaattttcgtTTTCAGATTGTACTTTTATCTCCGTTAGAAAACCCAAATTCAAAATAGACTtactatatttataaagattcaTATTCCCATTGTCCACTGCATCGCGTTCATGAAGTAATGACTATAATTGCGATGAGTTGATATATAGAAGGGAAAAAACACatcagaaatgtaaatataagatgACAGCTTATACAGATGGCTTCCTATTTTTCTAAGTATACCATATGGTTTGTAGAATTTCTTTCTCCACACAAACACTCCGATTAGCGCCACTGCTACAACGGACAGGATCCCCAACGTGATTGGTACCGCAACGCTATTACCCTGTCCAGTAGAGGCGCCCCGAGAGAGTTCCACCAGCTGGGAGTTAGCTGTAGTAAGGAAGCGGAAATATACAATTCAAGCATGCTGACATTTACAGTCTAATTCACTTACATTGAAGTCGCTTATATTGAACTGCCTATGGCATGTGTATTGAAGCTGAAATAAACCCCAGTAACATTCTATATGGAAGTCAACATTGGAGATATAAGGAGCCATTAAGATTAGTCCCCTGGATTTCAATATATGCGGAGTAGGCTGCTTATCGCATTTtgtcttttatatgaaaaggtgaaaacaaaaaatcacgatcaatctcataactcctataaataatacaaaatagagagttgggcaaacacggacctctggacataccagaggtgggatcaggtgagtaggaggagtaagaattccctgtcgaccggtcacacccgctataagtcctatattttgatcaggtaaacgtttAAATATACGTACACATGTAAGTATTATCAACAATTGTCTTTATAGTTGTTGTTTATAGGATATAGCATCACACACGGATTGAAAACTTTTGCAAATGAGTCGCCTGAAGTACAATTAAGGATTACAATTTGTAACGATGAAGTCtgaccaccacccccccccctccccattatACTGCTTTCACTAATATCGGCAATCAACAATTTCCATGAAAATGTATTGATTCTAGCGAATAACACACAAGAATAATAAAAGCATCATagaaattaaagaaatatacaggACCACGTTTTACAACATACCTTATGACTGAGAACAAAATCTTCTCCTGCAATATATTTCACTCTGTGTTCTTATCAAATTGTGACTTTGATGTGAATAAGAAAAATTCTAATATGTAGttttatttaaaattgattaattaagTTGGTGAGTTTCTAGAACTATGTCACATTTTTAGTCTTGTTGgctggtttgtttttttttttttttttttttttttttttttttttttttgttaaaaggGCCCTGAATAGTAAGACAATCTATTTCAAAGATTACTTTTATACAAGAGAAGAGCATTAAAGaataggttaaaaaaaaaagggaaagAAGGACAGAAGAATAAAAACACTCTCTGCATTACTACATATCCATGAAAAAAGTACAATTGGTggtaataaaaattatttcaagacAAAGATAGAAAAATAATCTCACAAGATGAAAGTGTTGCTGCCGTTGTTATGCTTGGTGTTGGAGTAGTCGGTCCTGCAATAGATAatcatacaaagtttgtttgCTTTATAAACTATGACTAATCTGATTACTATGACTAAACTGATCAAACTATGAGTAATGATTAAACAGATTAATCCATGTCTAAACTGATCAACCTAAGACTAAACTGACAAATTATTAAGACATTACAAGACATTACCATTATATTATATCGCGTATCGTGCATTGACCCATCACAATACCTAGATAAGTCATGAGGGCACTCCCATCGCAGCCAGAAGGTCACATGTTCGATTTTCAAATGCAGCGTTAAatcatttcaacattttaatacTGGTAATGACTATTACGACAAGGGGCCAATGTTAGGAGTGAAAGTCACCGTCtgtttcagatatgaccttcaaaacggagaATTTGTGTCACATTAAGTGTTGATATGTTAAATAACTCCCACTGTTACGGCCCAATACACAAAGCAAAAGTGAAAATATGTAGTGCTTCTCCTAGAGCTTTCAATGTCTCCACGTAAGGGAGTCATCTTCAAACCACGATGTAAGTTCCATGTAAAGATGAACAAGTGAAGTTAACAAGTAGTaataaatctcataattcctattaaagatacaaaattacGAGTTGGGCAAATGCGgaacccttggatataccagatctGATATGAGCTatccaggaggagtaagcaccctctGTTAACCGATCACTTCCGCCGTGAACTTTATGTCTTGATCTTGCATTAATTATGAGAACATTTCGACCCTCGAATTTTTTAACCTTGAGGTTTATAAAGGGACACAaacttcaattcatttgaatgtGTGTCATTGCTTTGCCGCAACCACTACTGTGTCAGTGATATCTGGTGTTACGAGCTGTGAAACAATacttaatatattttcttatGATTATTCTATGAGCAAGGAGAATAAAGATTCACCGCCGTGTTATGACTTAGGTGATTCTGATGAAGTAGGCGTGTAATGACGTACGTGATGTTGATGAAGTAGGCGTGTAATGACGTACGTGATGTTGATGAAGTAGGCGTGTAATGACGTACGTAATTTTGATGAAGTAGACGTGTAATGACTTAGGTGATTCTGATGAAGTAGGCGTGTAATGACTTGGGTGATTCTGATGAAGTAGGCGTGTAATGACGTAGGTGATTCTGATGAAGTAGGCGTGTAATGACTTAAGTGATTCTGATGGAGTAGGCGTGTAATGACTTAGGTGATTCTGATGAAGTAGGCGTGTAATGACGTAGGTGATTTTGATGGAGTAGCCGTGTAACGACTTAGGTGATTCTGATGAAGTAGGCGTGTAATGACTTAGGTGATTCTGATGAGGTAGGCGTGTAGTGGCTAAGGTGATTCTGATGAAGTAGGCGTGTAATGACTTAAGTGATTCTGATGGAGTATGCGTGTAATGACTTGGGTGATTCTGATGAAGTAGGCGTGTAATGACGTAGATGATTCTGATGAAGTAGGCGTGTAATGACTTAAGTGATTCTGATGAAGTAGGCGTGTAATGAAATAGGTGATTCTGATGAAGTAGGCGTGTAATGACGTAGGTGATTCTGATGAAGTAGGCGTGTAATGACTTAGGTGATTCTGATGAAGTAGGCGTGTAATGACGTACGTGATTTTGATGAAGTAGACGTGTAATGACTTAAGTGATTCTGATGGAGTATGATAACCGCTTTGTAATATGACTTCAGATGAAGTAGCACTTTGTATGGTAAATGAATTGCATAGGATACTCAGCCTCAACAAAAGGGATAATAGGGTAAACATGATATTGATGTTTTGCGATTTCTGAAGAGAGAACATCTTCTAAAAGATTTGTGAGTGAAATAATGAATAGGACATTGAAAACAAACCTTGAAAAACCCATACACCAGAAGCTCCAAATCCCGTCGTAATGCCAATTTCTACATTAGACAATGCTGCATTGAGTCGATAGGTCAGCAATGGATCCTTTATACCGTTGTCTGTTTTCCCCACTCTTATCCGTCTGGTCGTCCAATCGATCCAAAATGTTTGGAACTCCCCACAGTCTAAAATGCGTCCTTTGTGTTCAGTCCTACATGATCCCTGAATTTCAGTCCGAAAACAAGATTTGGAGTTACTCCATCCACCCAGAACGATTTCTAGCGGTTTCCTTCCCGAGGATTTTAACGCTACGTGAGCGTCATTGCAGGCTTGGACCTGGAAGCTAAGGTAGGTGGTGTTGGGAGTCGGAACACCGTCCCCCGTTAAATAGCGATAACTGTATCTGTCTGGTGTAGATATTCTGACTTCAGACGTTCTATAGCCCCTGtctgttgaaatatattat
Above is a genomic segment from Ostrea edulis chromosome 3, xbOstEdul1.1, whole genome shotgun sequence containing:
- the LOC125672739 gene encoding uncharacterized protein LOC125672739, which produces MTKPDLVVIIAQNQSNNVNKSECLFLNIFELSRQPVRDMIDFRRKNIFPILILFVLYRGYRTSEVRISTPDRYSYRYLTGDGVPTPNTTYLSFQVQACNDAHVALKSSGRKPLEIVLGGWSNSKSCFRTEIQGSCRTEHKGRILDCGEFQTFWIDWTTRRIRVGKTDNGIKDPLLTYRLNAALSNVEIGITTGFGASGVWVFQGPTTPTPSITTAATLSSSNSQLVELSRGASTGQGNSVAVPITLGILSVVAVALIGVFVWRKKFYKPYGHTSDVQMINPMYNEKEMNTYEIIRRSHPEDNMYTDLSPLDVTKIGDTHGYYDVAKPVQETNTHMYEDTNGQRSRYPRNSRNSRVFGQTHYDEILGMENQTAEGNQQKYHINDTYLVPQPSIKRR